A genomic window from Pseudohongiella acticola includes:
- the msrA gene encoding peptide-methionine (S)-S-oxide reductase MsrA, with the protein MGLFDKDRMISADRALRGRDSPMQISGQHVVTGNNMLQPLPAGLQEAVFALGCFWGAERVFWKLPGVYSTAVGYAGGFTPNPTYEEVCSGSTGHTEAVRVVFDPAVTSFAALLKTFWASHDPTQGMRQGNDRGTQYRSAIYTVSDEQKIQADASRAEAQKRLDAAGVGIVTTEIAPLADFYYAEEYHQQYLAKNPAGYCGIRGLSCLIE; encoded by the coding sequence ATGGGTTTATTTGATAAAGACAGAATGATTTCAGCGGATCGTGCCCTGCGCGGGCGCGATTCTCCGATGCAGATAAGCGGCCAGCACGTCGTCACTGGTAACAATATGTTACAGCCATTGCCCGCAGGGTTGCAGGAAGCGGTTTTTGCGCTGGGCTGCTTCTGGGGTGCGGAGCGGGTATTCTGGAAGCTGCCGGGCGTTTACAGCACGGCGGTGGGGTATGCCGGCGGGTTTACGCCGAACCCGACCTATGAAGAAGTCTGCAGTGGTTCCACTGGCCATACCGAAGCGGTTCGGGTGGTGTTTGATCCGGCAGTGACGTCGTTTGCCGCGCTGTTGAAAACATTCTGGGCCTCCCATGATCCGACTCAGGGTATGCGTCAGGGCAACGATCGTGGCACGCAGTACCGTTCTGCCATCTACACCGTGTCTGACGAACAAAAAATACAGGCTGATGCCAGCCGTGCAGAGGCACAGAAACGGCTGGATGCGGCAGGTGTCGGCATCGTGACTACAGAAATTGCGCCACTGGCCGATTTTTATTACGCAGAGGAATATCATCAACAGTATCTCGCGAAAAACCCTGCGGGTTATTGTGGTATTCGCGGATTGTCCTGTCTGATTGAGTGA
- a CDS encoding aspartate aminotransferase family protein, translating to MTSALMANYGHPELQFARGQGVYLYTADGERYVDFTMGIAVNCLGHCHPHLIAALKRQADTLWHTSNLFSNVPTETLAKRLVELTFADRVFFANSGTEAVECGFKMMRRYHYHHGRKQRVRIISLTQSFHGRTLAPVAACLNPLHTEGFLVGDAGFDQVPFGDLDALRAAISDSTAGIILEPVQGEGGIRAVSVEYLQAVRQICDEHGILLMFDEVQSGIGRTGYLFAHEALGVAPDLLASAKGLGGGFPIGACLSREHVAEVMTAGTHGSTFGGNPLATSVANAVLDVLTEPGFLTQVNQRADQLRAGIDALSEQYPGILAGHTGLGLMVGLRCAGSNADLLKAMATHKLLAVKAGGNSVRLLPPLNISAAEVDESLALLASACADLASL from the coding sequence ATGACTTCAGCTTTGATGGCCAACTATGGTCACCCGGAACTCCAGTTTGCCCGTGGCCAGGGCGTTTATCTGTACACGGCAGACGGCGAGCGCTATGTCGATTTCACCATGGGCATCGCCGTGAACTGCCTGGGCCATTGCCATCCTCACCTTATTGCAGCGCTCAAGCGCCAGGCAGATACGCTGTGGCACACGTCCAACCTGTTCAGCAATGTGCCCACGGAAACACTGGCAAAGCGCCTGGTTGAGCTGACCTTTGCTGATCGTGTGTTTTTTGCCAATTCCGGCACCGAAGCGGTGGAATGTGGTTTCAAGATGATGCGTCGTTACCATTACCATCATGGACGTAAGCAACGTGTGCGTATCATCTCCCTGACCCAGTCCTTTCACGGTCGCACACTGGCGCCGGTAGCTGCCTGCCTGAATCCCTTGCATACCGAAGGGTTCCTGGTCGGTGATGCCGGTTTTGATCAGGTACCGTTTGGCGATCTCGACGCCCTGCGCGCTGCCATCAGCGACAGCACCGCCGGCATCATCCTTGAGCCGGTGCAGGGCGAAGGCGGTATACGCGCGGTGTCGGTGGAATATTTGCAGGCTGTACGTCAGATTTGTGACGAACACGGCATTTTATTGATGTTCGACGAGGTACAATCAGGTATCGGACGGACCGGTTATCTGTTTGCTCACGAAGCGCTGGGAGTGGCCCCTGACCTGCTGGCCTCGGCCAAGGGATTGGGCGGCGGTTTCCCCATTGGTGCCTGCCTGTCCAGAGAACACGTGGCTGAAGTCATGACGGCCGGCACCCATGGCAGTACTTTTGGCGGCAATCCGCTGGCAACGTCAGTGGCAAATGCGGTACTGGACGTATTGACCGAGCCAGGCTTTCTGACCCAGGTGAACCAGCGTGCCGATCAGTTGCGGGCTGGCATAGATGCCCTCAGTGAACAGTACCCGGGCATTCTCGCCGGTCATACCGGACTCGGACTGATGGTGGGTCTGCGTTGCGCCGGCAGCAATGCTGATCTGCTGAAGGCGATGGCAACACACAAGCTGCTGGCGGTAAAAGCCGGCGGTAACTCAGTCCGGCTGCTACCGCCGCTGAATATCAGCGCTGCAGAGGTGGACGAGTCGCTGGCATTACTGGCATCTGCGTGTGCCGACCTTGCCAGTCTGTAA